A segment of the Corylus avellana chromosome ca2, CavTom2PMs-1.0 genome:
TCTAATTAGACTTCTCAGGATCACACGTTATCTCCTAGTCCAACACGTCACCCTGCTATTGTTTCCCCTACTGAAAGTCATGCAGACACTCCCAACTCATCTCCCACTACACCCACAGAAAGTCATGGTCCCACCTTACCTACACCCAATGAAAGTCACAGTCCCACCTTGTCTATCACACCCATAGAGAGTAAGGGTCCCACATTACCCACTGAAAGTGAATGTCCTAGTCCACTATTACCACCTGTCTCCACCTCCATTAAGCCACATAGTGCAACAAATGTCTTGTCTCCTTCTCCTACTTTAGAAGTTGAACCCGTGTCTTCCCCTGCCAGCCGTAATTGTGTTCCCCACCGCCTCGGGTTGTCACTCGTTCCCAAACCAACTCTCTTAAGCCCAAACAATTTCCCAATTTCCAACTTTATTACTCCACCAAACACCCTCTCCAAGCCTTATCTGCCATTGTGCTTCCACTCGAGCCACGGACATGTAATCAGGCTATTataaagcatgtgagaagcacgtccaattaaaaaaatgtgtttttcacgTACTAAGGAACACGTATCTTCTAAAAGCTagtttgtatgaaatttataTTCATTCCAAAAAAGACGGAgagaaatttcttataaattttgtaGAAAACTCCTCCAAGCTAGTTTCTAAAAGTCACATGTTCTATAAGCATATAAGAAGCGCATGCTTTCAAACCATGTCAGTAGgctattaaaacaaaataaaataaaataaaaaaacacgtGATTCTCACGTGAAAAGGATATATGTTAGTTTTAGATGTtggtttataagaaatttctaAACAAGCCGGTCCATGGAGCTACCAAGTGTTTTCTGCTATCCTAAAACATATCAATCAATGAAATCAGAATCCACTCATGAATCTGCCTGCAGCTTCTGCGCTAGCAAGTTCTGCATCCTTCTATTTTCGAAAGAAATATACATCCCAGCCAATGGCACGAAGAAGACACAATCAAATACAATGCCTACTTGCACTTTAAGAGTCAAAGCTAATGCAGGCTGAAAAATATTTAAGGTGCAAGCAAATGCATACAGAAAATGGATAGTTGTATTTGGAGAAAGAAAATCTTCGCCTCCATAGAACATTTAACCAACACAGAACTTAAAAGAGTCTAGAAAATTCCAGCAGAGATAGACATAACTCGTAATATTATTGCTGAAGCAAAGAAATTCTACATGATGTAAAATCCTATTTATCACTTCCTCCTCCATCGCTTCCATCAACAAATTTTACACGCTATCACCATTGAGAAGAACAAGGCTTCCCACACAAATGGCCATCTCAAAGAAATTAGGCATACCACCAAACTCAACCCTCGTGCCACTTTTCTCCTCTATGTCATACCAAAAGAGATACTCATAATCCTGCTCGATCAGAACCTTCTTGCCGTCCTTCGAGTACGCCAAAGGCTTACAGTACTCAAAAGTCCAAGGTACTGCGCCTTGCTCAATGGTGTAAAGACGAGCCCAAGAGCTGACTACCTCGTACTCCTTCATCACCCAAACATCGTTGCGTGTCGCAGAGACATGCACGCAAACACATATACATCCTTTCAAGACCTCCAAAATGAGTGCCGAACCATCGTCCGATTGAACCGGAATCGTATACTTTCTGAACTTTTCGGTAGCTAGAGCGAAAGCCAGAAGGGTCTTCTGGTGCAGGGACCCACAAATATCAACTAACCAATGGAAAGCACCGTTTAAGGACATCGACCTTGAATTAGAACTGGCTGAACTGAACTCTTTAGGCCATTCCTCTTCAACCGTCTTCCAAGAATGCGCTCTCAGACTATATACCTTGACTTCAATGGCACTTTTAGCATCAATCTTTCTATAGACCTTCACAACCCTCACCACCTTGTAGTCGTCGTTAACTGGGTCGTGTCCGAAGGCCACATTGGGCAACCCAGATAGACAGTCGGTGAATCCTACCGGCTCATAGGGCAACTTCTTGTACCGCCGGATTAATGGGTTCCAAATCAAATTCCCTGTCCAATAGCTGTAGATGCAAACCAGTCCATTGCAGTAGTTCACGATTTGGGTGTTATGTCCTGTATGGAAAAGTGGCTGGTGAATGTTCACGAGCGCTCCATCGAATCGGTCGTCGTCGTTGAAGCGCACTCCTAAGAAATTCCGCGGCGGTCCTTCGATGTCAATGACTATGAGATGGCGTTCTCTGTTGGCCGCAATGGAGAAGCCGAGATGAATGTTGATGAAAACTCGGCCATTGATTTGTGCGTGCCATGCCTTCGAAACGCATTGGAAACGTACCAGGCTCTTCACGGGTAATCGCAGAAGTATTTCGGTGACCAAATCCGGCGAGTGAATCGACATTTACGGAGTTTATTGTGGACCTTGTGGTGGCGGAGGAGATGAGTAACTTGGAACGCGTAGAATACTGAATACCCACTACCCAGCGGGAATTTCAATTCCCAACGGTGAACGGCCAGCAAATAGAAACAGAAATGTTCTTTCTTGATTCTTCTAACCTCTTTTTGCCACGTCCTTTCGGTGTAACGGTTTTGCATGCCCATTTTCTGTTGGGCTTTTATTTCTTGAATTCTAACTCTAAATTCAGCTCAAGTCTTGTTTAATATTCACGAGCTTCTTGATGCAATTAAACTAGTCGTCCtggatgttttttttaatagtaatgttaggtaccatctttCTATCCTCTTAAAATTCTCGTAAAgctgatgtaacttttaaaatcagcattaaattttagatgaatcatacttgaattttgattcaatagtgattttgaaagccacatcagctttggGAGAAttttagaaagataaaaagatgatacctagcattactcgtcTTTTAAAGTGCACTGAGAAGCAATCCGACAGAGGATGCTTGCGATCGGCGCCACATTCTTGAACAATGAGTGTGCATTCTCGGTTGGCTGCGACGGAGAGCTCGAGATGCATGTTGATGAAAACAAGGTCGTTGATTAGAGCCTACGAAATGCATTGTAAACATAAATTTAGAGAATTGAGATGAATATTTGTCTTTCCATTCTAATGGTTACTATTCAATGTATAACAGACCcaattgtaaataaataaaagaaaacattttctttgttaattaatatttttttagagagtattctttattattttttttttaaaaaaaatgttttaatatgacataaaataaaaataattttgagagtTTTATatgttgagttgtttgttatttatttacttatttttttcttttgttaaaaaaaagtgttatctAACAAATGTCAATGCTCCGAATGGGTGTATTGCTTTAATCGTTGGGCCTTTTGCCAAGAATGAAGAGGTATGGTCCTTTTACAAGTATAGAAGGTAACATAATTTCAACATTTTGATGTCTACTCTTAAAACACTGCCAAAGGTCTAAAACAGCCTTTGGCCCGAGCACTAATCCCAGTGGTTGTGAAATTTGAGTCAACAAAACATACAATGCTCTAATATCATTCTAGAAGTCTCTCTTATATCATTTTTATGTCCCTTTAGAAATgagataacttttaaaattactatttgatcaaaatccaataatgaaataatgatcaatcacaagtctaatagtgattttaagagccacaatATTTTTCgagaattagaaaaaaatgacttgtaacattacttataaaatggGGTGGAATGGAGTAACTATttctattcctttgtttggtaacaatAAATATACCTTAATTATAATTTGAccaaaattacccaaaaaaaatcccattttttaaaactcaaatttaaaaaataaaataaataacaataaatttttttttgatttttcaaagaGGCCGTCCAACCACATAAGAACCCGGGGTGGCCGCACGACCCCCGACGACACTTGGGGGGGGCCGCGGCCACCCCTGAGAGACTATAGAGGCAGTCACGACCAACCCTGACGTGAATCAAAGGTGGCAAAGGCCACCCCAGGTTCTATggtgggtggccagccaccatTTAGTTTaacagttatttatttattaatttgtttttagggTTGAGggttgaaaataataaaaatagatttttttttttttttttttgaaaaaattgtgtctattctttaagaaatagatattcctcttcttttttcttttttttttttgaaaaaaaaaaaatatttattcctctttctattcctaggaataagcccctactaaaaaaaataaaaaataaaaaaagagaggaaattatatataaactccttaggtcaacgtacttttttaaaaaactccttgagcatttttttttgaaatttagtccttgggtcactcgaaactactagaaaactccataccgtcaatttttgttaactgcagttagtccactcaaaactcctcgtttatctgattaaaatattaattttttattaatttaatttaaaaaattaaattaaaaaataaataaattaaagggtgGCCAGGAGTGGTTTGCCCACCCATGgagtggctcgagccaccccatgggtggtttgggggggctcgcggccaccccatgggtggtttggggtggctcgtgAGCCACCCTTGCCCCACCATGGTGGCTGTGAGGCCACCCGCCGCTGAGATTGTGCCAAAGCCACCCCAAGAAGCCATGgcccgagccaccccaaaccacctgggggtggcttgcggccaccccaggggtggaaAGGGGTGGCTGCGAGCCACCCAAGGGGTGGCTTGATGGgtaggccaccccaaaccacctgggggtggccacaagccaccccataggggttggtgCCACCCCTgaccacccttcaatttttttttttaattttttttttagatttaattttttaaattaaattaataaaaaatgaatattttaatcagataaaatgtGGAGTTTTTAGTGGATTAACgacagttaacaaaaattgacggtaaggagtttctagtagtttcgagttatCCAGAGActaaatttctgaaaaaaaaaaactcatggagtttttaaaaaaagcgtgATGACccaaggagtttatatataatttcccataaaaaaaaattgttagtctACAGGAATAATCATTTCCATTACAAAGATctattccgcgaaccaaacaaAGTCTAAGTTTATTATAGTAGTACATTACTAACAGTAACATATGAACTAAGTCTATTACTTTAACTAATGGCTTTTCAATTGCATTCTCATATATCTGATTGTCTATTCTTTCTccatattattttcttattgtttctgtatttttaaatactaatacattaatgcataaaataataaagaaagagagatgtgagtgggaggaaagaaaaaaaaaaaacgcattaATGATACAAAGTAGTTCAAATGCAAAATGCATTTTGTATAGAGAATCGAATGAACACTTTGATTAAGCTTCATTGCATAATCCATTGCGAGTGCTCTTAGCAACTCAAGACACATAGGCAAAGATTCTGGTTTGGTGAAAGTTCACATCCCAAGTGCCATTTTCATACTATGCTTCTTCAAGAAATGCTCCCTTCTTGATGTGGATGCTTCTTCCGGTGCCATTTACGTAAAAGGACGTGTGAGAGGCCTGTTTTCTAACATATCGTGTTTGATGCACACATTAAACATAATCAAAGCAGACAAATGAATTCAACGATAAGAAATAACTTGAAAAGCATAAATCCATTGTCACCAACCAAATCAAAAAGTTCATCCTTTAAGCAAGACAGGAGCCTTAATTAGCAACACAAAGGCATAAATTGGTGATCCTCAAAAGACATTCAGGTTCCAAGATGACAACCCTTTCGTCTTGTATGAAAGATCATATTCAAATATGGTAATACGGCCGGCCACGTAAACAAACACCCCACATTCACATGCTTTAAGAATttaatcaaaactcaaaatatataAGGAAAGAACCATTCTTTTACTTTAAGAACAACCCTTTTCTACTAGGATAGGCttaattatatacttttaaaTAGTTAAATCCACGATAATTTAACATATAAGTTGGTGTTGCTTCTCAGCTGCTCAAAATATTTGGGACAATAACTATGTAAACAGACATTCTCTCCCCATTTTTATTCCCTATATATTGTTTAGAAAAATTGGCTAATATTCAAATATGCTACTAGGAAAGCAGAGATATGATTTGCTTTTGCcgaatatatatacattagtAGAACTTCTGGTTCGGGCAAGGTTAAGAGTTCATTGAAGATCCATAACCATGCTAGGCAAAGATATCCTTCTTCTGTTAGTCCCATAATGCACATGATTGTAACTATTCAACAGCACAGAAATTTAAACGCAACGATGACATCACATTCACAATGATTGTCTCCTTATGACAATTTCAAGCCAACACTAACATATTGTCACTAGTGCAAATTGAAATAATCAAAGATAGAACGAAATATTACTAGAGCTAATTATAAACAAGACACAAGAGATTCTACAACAAACTTTTTCCCTGGGACACACTCATATTTTTAATTGCAACCTGTGACTTCCTTTATCAATTTcgagggttaaaaaaaaatgaaagaacaaCTAGTATGAATCAaggaaaatgacaaagaaattGTCACTCCTCTAGAAAACAGTGTACTTGGTATGTCAAACAACTTATTTCTGCCTCTTTTAAAACAAATTGTCAGCTTAAACCATTAATGAGGTAAGATAAACTAATTCTAGtatattagaaagaaaaaaaaaaaaaaaaaaaactaattctaGTAATCCttaattgaaatattatatatgGAAAAGTTTGTTGCGTTACCACTTTTCACTTTGTGCCCATTTTCTCCTCCTGTTTGCTTATAGAGTCAGTTTAAAGCCTTTTGACAGAAAATCATCCCTGTAAAACAATGATCAATCCATCAAAGTATTAagttaaactaaaacaaaaataagtagATGCTATATAGCAATCATGTTGAGCAATTCAAAAGAGTGAAACAAACCAGATTGGTCATATACATCAGTTTATCTAAACAAACTTGAGCTCTTGAGAGAACCagaaaattaaactaaagaGATCAACTGCTCACATAAAATTGGTAACCAGGTATAGAAATAAgcttgaacaaaaataaataaataactcaattAAGTTTATGTTATCTCACATCTTCTTTCTATTGCTTTCCTTCTTTTCCTCTGGCGCCGGTTGCTGTGTCTTCCCATCCATTCCACCACCACCTAAGGGAACAAGGCTTTCCACATAAACATCCGCATTGAATGAATTGGGAGCCCCCTCAATCCTCACAGTCTTGGCTCTCCTCCTCCTCAAATCATACCAAAGGAGCTTTTCCTTGTCCAATTCCAAAAGAACCTTGTCCTTGTCACCACTCTTAGAATAAGCTAAAGGCATCACCTGTCCAAAATCCCTGTTCAAACTTGACTGTGAAACCTTAAACAATTTAGTCCAAGATTCCTTTAATCCATATTCCTTCATCAGCCATACATCAACAAAATCATTACCGTAATTGCAAATCATGCATAGGCGCTCTTCCAAGACCCCCAGATCCATTACAAAACCACCATCGACATGATCAGGCTGTGGTACAATTCGAAACTCCTCAGCTACAAGATCAAAAGCAACAATCATACAGTACCATCCAAACCCTCCAGGCACCACCCAATGCAAAGCACCACCAGCAAGCGCAGCATACCCTCGTCTATAAAAAAGAAGGTAACCAAGCTGAAACAGATAACGAATATAATAGGGTATGTCCTTGATTCCTCTCCAAGAGTTACTCTTCAAGCTATAAACTTTAACATCAGCAGAGAAAAACCCATTATCACCAACAAACTGCACCATCCTCACCACCTTGTAGTCATCGCTAATGGGGTCGTGCCCAAATCCATAAAAAGTAAAACGACGAGGTTTAACATTTATATAACCTTTAGGAGCCTCAACCGGCATAACAGGCAATATCTGGTGTTTTCTCGTTGATGGGTTCCATAAAGCCATTTCTTCTTCAGCGTTACACACAGCCAACAAGCCATTGCAAGAGCCAAAAACGTCAGTTATACCCCAGATCACATTCAATGGGGGATTGAGTTCCGTGGCGGTGCGAAGCGAATCGAGCTCAACGGAGTAGAGGTACCATTTTTTGAGAACGAGGCTGAGTTTGGACTTGGTGGCAAGGGAGTGGCTAAGGTGAATCTTAATGAAATCTGGATCGTCTATTTGGGAGCACCAACGCTTGGATGCGCATCTGAACCGTAGAAGCGTCTTCACCGGAAGTTGGCATAGGATGTCGGTGATTACATCGGGCGGGAAGTTAAGGTCTAGCTTGAGGTTTGGCATATCAGACGGGGTATAAGGTTGGCTGTCTGGCTGGGTTTTGGATCGGGAGATATGAATGAAGAAGCAGTTTCTGGTGCTTTCTAGAGaaataaagtaatgattaaaggTTCGGCGCACGAAATCATGGTGGTCCTATTGAAAATGAAGGATCCGCTTACATTATTGAAATAACACGTaatgcttttaatttgtttcgTCAGAAGACACCTGTCATATTTGAAAAGATTTGTTTGGAAACATAATAAAGATTGGGatgatatattttaatattatttaatagagTTTAGTTGAGTATGATAAtatgatttgtttattaatgtgttttttttttttttttttttataaaaaaaatatatattataacgtATAGGTGAAAATTGTATCATATATTAGAATTTATAATTGAGAAAAcgtattatataatataaatttatttatttcgaaaaacctaaaaatatttaaaacttaaaatagtTGTTCAACCCCTTTAAATTTGTCAAGTGGCTACATGGTTACCCCTCCTAAGTTTTAGGTGGCCACAGCATGTGGGTGGACTCACCTCCCAATGGGTGGCCGGATGGACCAAACCCGAAAGTAAAATCTTCACCCTCGCAACTCACCATGGGTAGTATCTCTCCTTATGACCCATTGTGAAGGAGATCCTCACCCTCCGGCTCGGGATGGGTCTTTGCCACCCATTGAAGGTGGGATTTCCCATACCTCCCTTACAATGtttagcttttttgttttttaatttttaaataatgttgaTCATGTAGTAGAATAATGTAGCATGGCCCATGGGAGACCCTTGTCATGCTCTACCTTGACATTATATGCTGTTAAGTTTTTAGACTAAACATGGGCCGAAAAACCAATTACATGTATAAGATGTTCAAAATAGTACTTTTTGTAAACCAGTGTGACTATTTGATAGCAACACAAATCGCAAGTACGAAAAAATAAGGGAACCCATGttgagaaaaaaggaaagagattaAAAAGGCCCAAACTAAAGTTAACATGAAATTCTACCTcccttttggtttttggttCGGTGGGCAGCTCTCGTTCTTCATGACCCCACTGCGGATCAAGCATGGTCCTGTTTTAATGCACATACAAGTCCAGACTTGGTGgtaccttttgttttgttttgttttttttttactaatcaGATTTGGTGGTACAAAATAACCAAGGGTTAGGATTCTTCTGCTTATTGATTCTCTTCTAGTTCCACCCTCAACTACAGACACAGCTTTGAGTCCTCTGCAACTATCGTACAAGGATACCATGCAATTCATCCTATTATGAACCACTCAATATCGATAGCAAATTTAGCAAAGAAACTATTGATAGCAACCATCCACTGAGGtaaacaattaaaattcaaCAACAATGTAATTTGCTTTATAATCGAACATCACCCACCCATTCTTAATCTGCAATCATTTATAACTAGGCCTGCACCTCAAAACCAACCTAAATGGCATCCGAATATTCTTCATGCCATTTTCTCACAGGCGAACAATTTGAAAATTCACAGCATATAGTTCAAAGTCGGTTATAACATCAAATTTCagttaaagaaaaagtaaattccaGCATCAAAATCGACAGATGTCAAACAACCTTGTGGATTTAGAGAGGAATACAAACATATTTCGTATATACATGCTTCAAAACCATAGTAACTACGAGTACACAACACCTTACACAATTGGACAATATATGGCATTAATCAGGAAAAAACCTGAAGAAGTATACTCATTCTAGTAAAGGCATTTGGTACACATCGTTGGGATTATTGTTTCCTCCCATCTTCAAGCATTCTCAGCTGATCAGGCATAGCTCTCTCCCTTTACTTTTCACCCTGCGAAGAATAAATGGGCGAAGATAAGTTGCTTATATGATAATAAAGTTGAAAAGAAACAAATGGGAcaccttctatttttttttttttttttttttttttttttgtgaaaagaagGGAAGGGACTGGTAGTTGATTAAGCGAGTCTAAGAAATATTGGCTCCAGAGAGGGGCAACCTCTCGAAGGAACTAAATACCCTCTGAACTTCATTCTGAAATGTAAGTGTACGTGAAGAAGAAGGTGCCCTTAATTCGAGATGGCACACTTCCTGAAAAATGAAGACAATAATTTGATTCACCAAATCCTGCCCTAAGTACACTTAAATTGAGCATTGCAACCTTATTTTAGACCAAAAGAAGCCACTCTAGTAAGCTTTAAAAGTAAATGACAAACCAAATTCACAAAAGTACATCTTCTCCACGCTTCCGTTCATCCTTATGTTTGCTTATAGCACCAATTTGAAGCCCTCTGACAGGAAATCATCCCTGAGAAAAAACCAAGGGCCAATTTGTCAAGCACTAAGTCACATGAAAGTATACGATATAAAATTGCACCAATTGCAAGGTGGTAGGAAAACCAAACTGGGCTAGCCATCATTAAATTGTGAACCAAATCACATACACCACTACTATGAGTGACTCAGAACCAGATTATGTAAGCATGTCATGTCATCAACGTATCATCACTGtctaataacaaaaaacaatgcCAACAGAGATACAATAACCTGCATAAGGAAACCAAAGACAGTCTACTGTCATTTacctatttttcttatttttctcctcttctAAACTCTGCTTCTTCCCATGATCTCTTCGACTCGCTGCGGCCGGGGCAAGAGTTCCGACAAAAACTTCGGCCTCAAACCAATCCGGCAAACCGCCAACACTCACATTCTCGACCCTTTTCCTCCTCAAATCGTACCACGCAAGCCTCTGATTGTCAAGCTCCAACAGAACCTCCGCACCAGTCCTGGAATAAGCCAACGGCCTCAAATACTTGTACGACCCAACAGACTCAGCTTTTGCAACCGAAAACAGCTTAGCCCAAGACTCCTTGACCCCATACTCCCTCATCACCCAAACATCGATACCAACATTTGGGTAAGTCGCTTTCATATACACGCACAGACCCAAAACGCCCACTTCAATGCGAAATCTCTCCTCCGATCTCTCCTCCGTACACTCGGGCAATGGGACCTCCCTAAATCTCTCAACCGTCAGATCAAAAGCGACAATCAGATCACCCTCATGCTTTTTGACGTTGAACTTCCGGTTCACCACCCAATGCAAAGCACCACTTGCGAAGGTCCCCTTCTTCCACCAATAACACAGAACATAAGGCATATCCTCAGAGTCTCTCCACTCGTTCGCTCTCAGACTATAAACCTGAACTTTGGACACAAACCCTTCGTTATCCAAATTGATGAACTGCAAAATCCTCACCAGCTTGTAGTCCTCGCTCACCGGGTCGTACCCGAACCCGAATGACCGCGTGCCCAGCCAGGTCGACTCGATTCGCTCAATGGGCAAAAAGGGCAAGACTTTGTGCCTTCTGATCGATGGGTTCCACAGAGCGATGTCTTCGGCCGCGTTAGAGATGCAGATCAAGCCGTTGGTGGAGCCCAGGATTAAGATCTTATTGCTGTAGCACATCAGAGGGTAAGCGAGCAAGACGGCATCGCTTAAGGCGTCAAGGTTGATAAGATAGATCTCGGAGTCCCTCCGGATCATGATGCTGAGGTTAGAGCTTGTCTCTATGGAGTTCTTGAGGTGGAGATCAATGAAACCCGTGCTGTCGATCAGAGAGCGCAATGGCTTGGACACGGACCGGAACCGAAGAAGCGACCGGACTGGCAGCCGGCAGAGGACTTCGATAAGAATATCCGATGGCATGTCCGCCA
Coding sequences within it:
- the LOC132172965 gene encoding F-box protein CPR1-like: MPNLKLDLNFPPDVITDILCQLPVKTLLRFRCASKRWCSQIDDPDFIKIHLSHSLATKSKLSLVLKKWYLYSVELDSLRTATELNPPLNVIWGITDVFGSCNGLLAVCNAEEEMALWNPSTRKHQILPVMPVEAPKGYINVKPRRFTFYGFGHDPISDDYKVVRMVQFVGDNGFFSADVKVYSLKSNSWRGIKDIPYYIRYLFQLGYLLFYRRGYAALAGGALHWVVPGGFGWYCMIVAFDLVAEEFRIVPQPDHVDGGFVMDLGVLEERLCMICNYGNDFVDVWLMKEYGLKESWTKLFKVSQSSLNRDFGQVMPLAYSKSGDKDKVLLELDKEKLLWYDLRRRRAKTVRIEGAPNSFNADVYVESLVPLGGGGMDGKTQQPAPEEKKESNRKKMDDFLSKGFKLTL
- the LOC132171524 gene encoding F-box protein CPR1-like, with protein sequence MADMPSDILIEVLCRLPVRSLLRFRSVSKPLRSLIDSTGFIDLHLKNSIETSSNLSIMIRRDSEIYLINLDALSDAVLLAYPLMCYSNKILILGSTNGLICISNAAEDIALWNPSIRRHKVLPFLPIERIESTWLGTRSFGFGYDPVSEDYKLVRILQFINLDNEGFVSKVQVYSLRANEWRDSEDMPYVLCYWWKKGTFASGALHWVVNRKFNVKKHEGDLIVAFDLTVERFREVPLPECTEERSEERFRIEVGVLGLCVYMKATYPNVGIDVWVMREYGVKESWAKLFSVAKAESVGSYKYLRPLAYSRTGAEVLLELDNQRLAWYDLRRKRVENVSVGGLPDWFEAEVFVGTLAPAAASRRDHGKKQSLEEEKNKKNRDDFLSEGFKLVL